In Oryza sativa Japonica Group chromosome 2, ASM3414082v1, the following are encoded in one genomic region:
- the LOC4330958 gene encoding E3 ubiquitin-protein ligase At1g63170 codes for MHASRMEQTTGVSGHEHIIDIPRDSGPSTSTSHSVARENHGEPNPVDRSATRALVPALQAPSAVGAPSAGHTSGARRSDNYVRRHRSPLNSGLWISIEVLVNVSQIVAAIVVLSLSRKEHPQAPLFEWVIGYTVGCFATLPHLYWRYIHRNIVNGENEPAHTLQGSSQNNSTEPSASASERRRNAARNAVLANPRINALFDHFKMALDCFFAVWFVVGNVWIFGGRSSAADAPNLYRLCIVFLTFSCIGYAMPFILCAMICCCLPCIISVMGFREDTNNTRGATSESINSLPTYKFKTKKRRHSSGNEAEGQDGGIVAAGTDKERSLSAEDAVCCICLAKYAHNDELRELPCTHCFHKECVDKWLKINALCPLCKSEIASSSGTSDTRRSDHTDIPVQEIEMH; via the exons ATGCACGCTTCGAGGATGGAACAAACTACAGGTGTTAGTGGCCATGAGCACATAATTGATATTCCAAGGGACAGTGGTCCATCTACTTCGACTTCCCATAGTGTTGCTAGAGAAAACCATGGAGAACCAAATCCTGTTGATAGATCTGCAACCAGAGCGCTAGTACCTGCTTTGCAGGCACCATCAGCAGTTGGTGCACCTAGTGCAGGACATACTTCAGGTGCTAGAAGAAGTGATAACTATGTTCGCCGGCACAGAAGCCCTTTGAATTCTGGACTCTGGATTTCAATAGAAGTTCTTGTCAATGTGAGCCAAATTGTAGCTGCTATTGTTGTGCTTTCTCTTTCAAGAAAGGAACATCCGCAAGCTCCATTATTTGAGTGGGTCATAGGTTATACAGTTGGTTGTTTTGCTACACTACCCCATCTTTATTGGCGCTATATACACCGCAATATTGTCAATGGTGAAAATGAGCCAGCACATACACTTCAAGGCTCCTCTCAGAACAATTCAACTGAGCCTTCTGCTAGTGCATCAGAGCGTCGAAGGAATGCTGCACGAAATGCAGTGCTCGCTAATCCAAG GATTAATGCTCTTTTTGACCACTTCAAGATGGCCTTGGATTGTTTCTTTGCTGTGTGGTTTGTCGTAGGAAATGTGTGGATATTTGGCGGGCGTTCTTCTGCTGCCGATGCTCCAAACTTGTACAG GTTATGTATTGTGTTCCTTACCTTTAGTTGTATTGGGTATGCCATGCCTTTCATCCTCTGTGCAATGATATGCTGCTGCCTGCCCTGCATCATATCTGTTATGGGATTTAGAGAAGATACAAACAATACAAGAGGGGCTACCTCAGAATCCATCAATTCTCTTCCAACATACAAATTCAAAACCAAGAAACGCCGTCATAGTTCAGGAAATGAAGCTGAAGGCCAAGATGGTGGGATAGTAGCTGCAGGGACTGACAAGGAGCGGTCACTATCTGCTGAGGATGCT GTTTGTTGCATCTGTCTTGCAAAGTATGCACACAATGATGAGCTTCGTGAACTTCCCTGCACACATTGTTTCCACAAGGAATGTGTTGATAAATGGCTGAAGATTAATGCACTTTGCCCATTGTGCAAATCTGAGATAGCGAGCTCATCTGGAACATCTGATACTCGTCGCTCTGACCACACAGATATTCCTGTGCAGGAGATTGAAATGCATTAG